The DNA sequence GGGTGCAGGTGAGTCCGGAGAGATACCAGACAACCGGGCAGGGCTCGTGGATCGCTTTCGGCGGCACATAGACCGCAAAGGTCATCTCGGATTTCAGGGTTTCAGATGTGTGCGAAAATACGCCCTGCATGCCGTCAAAAGCCGTATTTTGCGAAATGATATTCATGAGGCCATTCCTTTGAGAAGAGTTTTCCGGTTCAGCCCGCAAGCGAGACCGCGGCATTCACAGCCGCCGCAACCAGAACCGTATTGAAAAAGAAAGAAACGATGGAGTGCAGCAGCGTAACCTTGCGCATGGCGGTCGTTGTCACCCCCACATCCGATGTCTGCGCTGTCATGCCGATCACCACGGCGAAATAGAGGAAGTCGTAACCGCAGGGTTCTTTCGTCGCCGGAAAATCCATGCCGCCGCGATGCTGGCGCTTGCCATCCACCGTGGCCGGCCGCCAGTACAAATGCGCATAGTGCAGGGCCGTCATGGTGTGGATCGTCAACCAGCCGAAAATCACCGAGGCAAAAGCGATGAGCAGGGTCCAGACGGTCTCGCCCGTGTGATTGAGCGCCTGAAACAAAGAGACAACGGCAACCGCCACCGCAAGCAGTGTGACGGCGATGATGGCGATTGCCGGAAGATCGTCGCTATCGGCATGGGCCTTCAGATGCTGCGCCGTCAATCCCGGCAGACGAAAGGCAACCAGCGTCAGATAGGTCAAGAAAAACAGAACGGCCGCCATTTCTACGGCAAGCGACGGCGCAAAGGCTAATGCCAGACCGAGACCAAGAGCACCGGCGAAAAAAGCGAACACGAAAGGCTGATGTCGGCGAAAGGCATTGCTTCCTGTAGTCGTGGGGCTTTTCGGTTTGGCCGTGGTCATGGGCGGCACCTTTCTGTTTGCAGCATCATTTTTTGACACGGCGGCAGAAGCGGTCAAGCGTCTCCAGAAAAGCGGAGCGGTCGCGCGGTGAAAAAGCTGCGTTATATCCCTTGCTCTCACCGGTTTCGCGCAGATGCGCGCCAAGATCGCGCATCGCCGTCGCCATCCCGATATTCGACTGGTCAAAAACGCGACCCGTCGGCCCGGTCACAAGCGCCCCCTTGGCGACGCAGCGGCCGGCCAGCGGCACATCGGCGGTGATGACAATATCGTTCTCACTCGCATGATCGGCGATCCAGTCGTCCGCGGCGTCGAAACCAGCGGAAACAATGACGTTTTTCACCATGGGATCACGCGATGGGCGCAGACCGGAATTGGCAACAAAGGTCACTTCCAGCCCATGTCGTTCCGCCACCTTGAGAATCTCCGGCTTCACGGGGCAGGCATCGGCATCGACATAGATTTGCGGCTTTTGCGTCATGGGCACTCTTTTCGGATAATTCCTGCCACGCTTCTAAGCGCAAACGCCGCGATTACCAAGCCCGTCATTGCTGAAATGCGGGTTCGATGCCGAGTAGGGGCCGCACTTGCGACCACGCTGAAAATCGCCTATGTTCCCTTTATGTTCTTACCCCGAAAGGTTTCCCATGCTGGAAGAGTTCATCGTGCGGGCCAAGTCTGCCACTTATGTCGGCGGCGGCAACAAATCCGCGACGCCCACGCGCAAGGGATCACACGATCTCGGCTATCAGAGCGGCGACTGGCATTATATCGACAGCTATTTCGGGGGAACCGATTTCATCGGGCAGGAGGTCGTCTGGCATCAGGGAACGGCGGTGTGGGCGATGAGTTATTACGGCCGCATCCTCCGGCCCGACATGATCGACGGCGCCACGGCTGGCAGTGTCATTCAGCGGTCGCTTTCCACGCTCTATCGTGAGGGCCGGTTCCTTGGCGGCTTCACCCACCCGGTGGAAAATCTGGTCTATGTCGATACGAATGAAGGTGAATTCCGGTCCTTCACCGGCATTGAGCGCATTTACCGGGGCCATGTCGAGACGTACCGGCTTGACTATCATGGCGGGATCATAAAGCCATAGAGCGCAGGAAATGCCATGGACGGGAATTTGCAATGGCAAATGGCGACACTCTATTTTTCAAGGCGACACTCTATTTCGACAGCGAACCCACGATCTCTGATTTGACCCTCACACAAGCGTGGGGCGAGGAGGGATATGAATGTGAGCGGCTGAGCGAAAAGGGCGTTTTTGACGGCCTGCGCGGTTCGACCAGGGTTTTTGTCGGCAGTCCCGGGCCGGTCGTAGCGGCGCCGGTTGCGCCGGCCCAATATCCGGCAGTCGCAGAGGCCAGGGTCGACTGGTCAAAGACCTTTTGCGTCGATGCCAAAGCGGCATATGACGATTTCAGCCGCGCAACACATCAGTGCGAGTTCAGATTCCTCATCATGGCGGATGAGGACAATCCTGAAATCGCCCATAACGAGATCGCCTCAGCCCTGCTCGGCATTCATCAGGTCGCTCCCATGCAGGCCGTTGCATTGCATTATCTCGACATGATCGTCGGCCGCGCCAATCTCGATGACTATCTGAATTATGCAAACAGCCATCTCGACCAACCGCAGCAAATGGCGGCGATGCTGGCCTTCGGAGCCTTCGTGACGGAGGAGGGGGAAAAGATCAGGGCCTGGACAACGGGTCTGGAACATTTCGGCCAGACGAATCTGCTTTTCGAAACCCCGGCCGGAGATGCGACGGAAGCGCTTCTCACCCTATTCGGCCTCGGGCATCTCGTCGTCAACGGGCGACGCTTCGCTGCCGGCGAAGCCATAACATCTTTCGACCTTCTTGCGCGTTTTACGCCCGCCGAACTCGATGCCCGGCCAATGCTGCGCGTCGTCAGGCAGGACGCCGGCTAGAGCCTGCTGTCGTACCTAAGGGAGAATGGGACGATGATGTTTCACCGCCCCATCACAGGCTTCAAATCAGCCGGGCTGCTTGGTCTTGCGCAGATACGGAAGAACCGTGTCGTAAGAACCGAAACGGGCGATCGCATCCTCGTTGGAAACGGCGGCGGTGATGATGACATCCTCGCCCTGCTTCCAGTTGGCCGGTGTCGCCACCTGGTGCTTGGACGTGAGCTGGATGGAATCGATGGCGCGAAGGATTTCCTCAAAATTGCGGCCGGTGGTCATCGGGTAGGTGAGGACCAGCTTGATCTTCTTGTCTGGACCGATGACGAAAACGGAGCGCACGGTGGCGTTGTCGGCAGGCGTGCGGCCCTCGGAGCTGTCGCCAGCGCCGGCCGGCAGCATGTCATAGAGCTTTGCCACCTTCAGGTCCTTGTCGCCGATCAGCGGATAATCGACATTGAAACCGGTCGCGGTGCGGATGTCGTTTTTCCATTTTTCATGGCTTTCGACCGGATCGACAGAAATGCCGATGATCTTGACGCCGCGTTTTTCAAATTCCGGCTGCAGGCCGCCCATTGCGCCGAGTTCCGTGGTGCAGACCGGCGTGAAATTCTTCGGATGCGAAAACAGCACCGCCCATCCGTCGCCGATCCAGTCGTGAAAGCTCACCGGCCCATGGGTCGTCTCGGCGGTGAAATCAGGTGCTATGTCGTTGATACGCAGGCTCATCTGATAGTCTCTCCCTAATGATTTGAACTGAAATCCTGATGGTTTCGGCAATCCGTGTCCGGCGCCGGAGCTTAGAGTGTCTGCGCAAAATGGCCAGCCTTTTCATCGCGCCCCGGTGGCGTCGCAGAGCAGGGGAAGTTTGCGAAGTTTCCGTGAAGCGCAATGATGTTCCATGGCAGATATTCGGTGCAGACACTGCTGCCCCAAAGGCGCGTGCGTGAGTCAGGATTGTTTTCGATAGTCGATTTGCCTATTCTGACGAAACGCTACCATGCCGCTCCGGCCGGCTCTGAGAACCGACACGAAAAACTGCGCGACGCCGTCTCCAAACCCCGATGTTGTGGAGAATACCGATGACGATCACGATTACCACCTTTGAACGCTCACCCGACGGCGGCAAGGGCCTCGCCCGCGACATGCGCGTTCGTTGGGCGTTGGAAGAGGTGGGCCAGCCATATGATGTGCGCCTTCTCTCGTTCAAGGCGATGAAGGAACCGGAGCATCTCACGCTTCAGCCTTTCGGGCAGATTCCGACCTATGAAGAGGGCGATCTCGTTCTGTTCGAATCCGGTGCCATCATCTTCCATATAGCCGAGCACCATGCCGGCCTGCTGCCCAAAGAGGCGGATGCGCGGGCGCGGGCGATAAGCTGGATGTTTGCGGCCCTCAGCACCATGGAGCCACCGATCGTCGAGCACTTTGTCACCGGCTTTCTCGAAAGGGACAAAAGCTGGCATGATGAACGCCTTCGAATGGTGGATGAACGCATTCGCAAGCGGCTCGGTGAATTGTCCCGCCGCCTCGGTGGAGCCGATTGGCTCGATGGCGCATTCAGCGCCGGCGATCTGCTGATGGTGTCGGTCCTGCAAAGGATAATAAGTTCAGGCATTCTCGACGAATATCCGAACCTTTCAGCTTATGTGGCCAGAGGCGAAGCACGTCCCGCCTATAAGCGGGCCTTCGCCGATCAGCTGGCGGTTTTCAGAGCTGCGCAGAAAACTTGACCGTCTCAGCCCGAAACATTGACGCGATATGCCATCCCAGGCGACCGGGGCGCGGGTAGGGACCACACGCCCGGCTTGGAAGAGCCGGAAGCTGGGCCATTTCAAGAAAGAACCTGCTGCATCGATCTACTTGTTGGATCAGTCGTTGCCACGCCTTTCGGAGCCTTTAATGCCACGACCCCTGAGCTTCCGGCTTCGGCAGCTCTCCTCAGTGAGGGTCCTTCGTGTAAACGAATGTCGGTACACACCAGTTAAAGCGTATTGCAAGGAGCCTGAGCATCAACCCGAGGGCCATTGCGACGAGCGAGGATATCGCGTGAGAGGCACCCAAAAGGGGCGCACTCAAGTAGATCAGGCTGGTAAGGACCGAGACGATTGCATAGAGTTCCGAACGAAATAACAGCGGTACTTCGTTGCACAGTATATCCCGAAGTACGCCGCCCAGACATCCAGTCAGCACTCCCGCCGCCACCACGACAACCAGCGGCAGGTTAAGGCCTGACGCAATCTGGCAGCCGATGACGGTGAAGACGACCAGTCCTATTGCGTCAAGAAAAAGGAACATCTTGCGCAGTTGATACATGTATCGGGCGATTGGGATCGTCGCCAGCGCAGATAATCCCGTCACGAGGAGATAGCTGGGGTTTTCGACCCACGACAGCGGATAGTGGTTCAGAAAAACATCGCGCACGGTCCCACCGCCGAGGGCGGTAATGCATCCAAGTAAAAATACGCCGATCCAATCCATTTCGCGACGGCCGGCGGCGAGTGCGGCTGTCATCGCCTCTGCGACAATCGCAACGAAATAGAGGATATGGATAATGTCGCTGGTCGAGGGAAAGATCATCGAATAACCCGAAAATTCAGTATCTGTGAATGACATGGGTTCATCGCCAATTCAGTAGTTCATCAACGGAGATGCCTGCGGGTTCCCGAAGGACGGCCGAACCCCGAGAAGAGGTGCGGCGCGCTCAATGATATCGCGCACCATCGGCGCGGCATTGAAGGCCGCAAGACGCCCACCGCGCTCGCCGGAAAGTGGGGCGTCTATGATCGACAGAACCAGATAACGGGGGCGGTGCATGGGGAATGCTGCGAGGAATGTATTGAAGTTCAGGTTCTTCGCATATTTGCCATCGATAACCTTTTCCGCTGTCCCGGTCTTCCCGCCCACATCAAAACCGGCCACCTGGGCGTTTCGGCCCGAACCTTGGGTGCCGTTGTACCAGAACAGCTCGCGGACCTTTGCGCTGGTCGAGGCCTGCAGGACACGCCTGCCGGTGATTTGGTGACGCCTGTCGTTGTCGGCGATGAAGGTCGGGTGCCGGAACATGCCGCCGTTTACGAGAGCCGCCGCAGCCGCGGCCGTCTGTAACGGTGTCGTGGCCAGACCGTGACCGAAGGAGATCGTTGCGGAATTGATCTTTTTCCAGTTCCTTGGCGCTGCGGGCGAAGCAATTTCCGGTAACTCCGTCTGCATCTTTGACAACAGGCCCAATCTGAAGAGAAACTGCTGGTGACTTTCCAGGCCAACGAGATCCGCGACTTTTGCCGTGCCGATGTTTGATGAATAGCGAAAGACTTCCCGGATTGTCAGCGGCCGTCCTCGGCCGTGAAAATCCCTGATGATGAAACCACCCATCTTCAGGGGGCGAGAGGCATCAACCACCGAGTTCAGATTGACGACGCCTGCATCAATCCCCATGGCAAGGGTGAACGCCTTGAAGGTGGAGCCCATTTCAACCGCTGAATTGCTCATGCGGTTGAACCATCCCTTTTCATAGTCCCTGTCGATCGTGCCATCGGCAAGGCGCCGCGAAGGTTCATTCGGGTCATAATCGGGGACCGACGCCATCGCGAGAACCTCGCCTGTGTCGACATCGATTACGACGGCACCTGCCGCTTCCGCCCGATAGTTCCTCAAGGCATCGCTAACGACGTTATGCACGATGCTCTGAACACGCAAATCGATGGACAGCCGGACGGGTTCAAGCTGGGTGGGATCGGTAAGCCCAACGCCACGCAGGTCTGCCAGGCCTTGCCTGTCGAGATAGCGCTCAATGCCCGCCAGCCCCTGATTGTCGATGTTGACATGCCCGACAATGTGAGATGCCACTGGCCCGCCAGGATAAAAACGCCGCTTTTCGGGTCTGAAGCCGATGCCCGGAATGCCAAGGCGCATGATCTCAGCTTCCTGGCGCGGCGTAAGCTGTCTCCTGATCCACTGGAAACCGGAGTCAGACGTTAGTTTTCTGTGCAGATCAGCCCAATCCAGGTCGGGAACAACAGAGGCGAGCTTTTCAATGGCCTCATTTGCATCAACAACGCGGCGAGGCTCCGCATAAAGCGAGATGAGATTGATATCCGTTGCGATAAGCTGGCCATTGCGGTCCAGAATGTCGGGGCGGGAGGCGATTATATGGGGTGATCGTGGAATACTCGCCGTCGCTTCGCTCTCGGAAAAATAGCCATATTGCAAAAGGCGGACTGCGATCGCGGCATAACCGATCGCAAATGCCACGATTAGAAGGCCCACCCGCTTACGATTTCGAGCGGAAATTTTTGCGCCGCGTTTTTTGGCAGGGAGAACAAGGTATCCGACGGTACCTCTCCTGTAACGAGCAATCAAAGACATGAAAATACTCCACGCTCACGTATCGGGAATAGGGTGGGAATGCGGGCAGGTCCAACCGGTCACCGCACGCGCGCAGGACAGACCCTGTCACGCGGCATTTTACACCGCGCCAAATCCCGGAAAATTCGGCAATGGCGCAGGCTTGATCTGCACATAATCAGGAACGCCACAAGGGCTTGAGACTTTCACTGATAAAGTCCATGGCAACACGTATCCGTGGCGTGTCGCGCACGTCTTCGTGGATCACCAGCCAAACGTCGATCCTGACACCCGGATCGAGTGGATCGAACCTCACAAGACCGTGTTCCGCGGCGAGGTAGGCGGGCAGCAGCGCCACCCCACAGCCGCCGGCGGCAGCAGCAGCCTGTATGCGCAGGTCGTTGCTGCACATGAACACCTCGTCGGCAGAAAGCCTGTCATCAAGCCAGCGATAGTGATCCGACTCCCGCATGGTATCATCGTAACTGATATAGAGAGGAGGGCCGTTTCTCGTCGGGTAGGCAGGGTCGGCATAGAGGAAATAGGAAAATTGTCCAAGGCGACGCGCAACCAGCGTGGCTTCGCTCGGCCTCTTCAGGCTGATGGCAATATCCGCTTCTCCCTTGGAGAGGGACATCGCCTCCATGGTGCCGACAAGACGGAGCCTTACGTCAGGATGCTGAGATTGCAGCGCGGAGATTTGCGGCGCAATGAAGCTGTAGAGCAGCGATGGCGGCGCGGATACCACGATATCACCTTCGATACCGTTCTGACCGGAACCGGCGCAGCGGCTCAGAGCAAATGCCGATCTGCTCATATCCTCGGCGAAGTTCGCGACGTCGCGGCCCATATCGGTCAGCACATATGATCGTGGCCTGCGATCCACAAGCTTTACCGAAAGTGAGGTTTCCAGCGATGTGATGCGCCGACTGACGGTCGTATGATCAACCCGTAGCGCCTTGGCGGTTGCCGTGATCGAACCGTGGTGAGCAAAGGCGGAGAAAAATCGCAAGTCTTCCCAATCGACCATTTTAAATTTCCTGAATTAGGTGTGTTCGTACAAGAACCGCATACGGATCTCATCGCGAGATGGCGGATCGCGAGGTGCTTGCGCCACACCTGTCGAGCGCCATTGCCCGGTGAAACCGCGTAGAACCGTTCAAATTTTGAAGGTGAATGGGGTGAAATGCCGCCGCTGACGCCGGCTGGCATGAGCGCCGGCGCGCAGGAATCCGCAACGCCTGCCAAGGTCGTGTGCGGCAAATGGAATTGCCGCCATTGTCAATGAAAATGGTCTTGAAACTGCGTCAACGCAATCGACTGTCGATAGGGAAGGGTGACTTCCAGCCATAGGTGCTCCTTGCCCGTTTTCTTGGGCTTTTGGCACCCCCTCTGTCATTGGCCTGAGAGATTCGCTCACCGTGTTTCGGCGAACTTACACCATCGGCGCGAGCAATAAGCCCGCTTTTCAGAGTTTGTATGATCTTGCAGCGGTCCATTTGCCTGAGAGTTTCCGGGGTGGTTGCTCCGTCGGCGCCGATGTTGGGAGAAATCGGTCTCTCCCGCTGCTCGATATGTGTTGCCCCACGCCTCAATCACGAGGTCTGGAGCGCTGTGATCTGGCGTTTCCACGACCGAAAGGCCCCAGATCCGCTAAACCGAACGACCGCGAGATATGGTGTCGTTTATGGCGTAAATTTGACCCGCAGCGGTTATTCTTGATCATTTCCCGCTCAGATTGACGTTATCAGATGACCAAAAGGGGTGTTTTCCCTTTCACTCGATCATAAAGATCGATCGCATCCTGCATCAGCATTCTTACGCAACCCGAGGAAGAGTTTTTGCCTATGGTTCTCCAGCTTGGTGATCCGTGAATACGATAGAGCGTATCCTTGCCGTTCTGGAAAATGTACATGGCGCGCGCACCGAGAGGATTCCTGGGGCCGGGGGCCATTCCACCTGCTTCAACACCGTAGGGCTTGAGTTCAGGATTGCGTGCGATCATATCGTCCGGCGCCTTCCACCTTGGCCATTTCTGCTTCCACTGAACGACAGCGCGCCCTTTCCATGACCGTCCCTGAGTTCCGAGCCCCACGCCGTAACGTATGGCTCGGCCACGGGGAAGAACCCAGTAGAGGAACCGCTCATTTGTATCTACGACAATGGAATAGGCAGGCTCTGCGGTGATGTATTCGACCTCCTGTCGGAGGTATTGTGGGTCAATGGCGCGGTAATTGACTGCAGGAACATCAAAGCCACCATCCGCCAGCGCAGCATAAATTTCGTCGTAAGCGAAACCGGTACCCGCAGGCTTTGGCCTGTTGTCCTTCGCCGTTTTTGGGGCTGTCGTCGTTTCATTTTTATTTTCGGGCAGGGTAGCCGCGACAACTTCGAGTTTCGTCTTGGGAACCTGCTCGCAACCTGCAGCCAGGAATGAACTGATGGCCAGGGTAAGCAGCGATCTGCGAGACAAGTGAGAATTGATTTTCTGTTCCAAGGCTGTTCTGCTGTCGAATTCTAGGGGCTATGCCGGGATCGGGGCTGACAACCGACTAAGCGCCACGGCCCGGATGTCTGCTGCGCGACAGAAACCATGAAATCTGCCCGTTCGATACTGCGCAAATGCGCAGATTGGCCCTGCGACATTCCCGGTAAAAACCGGGTGTGATGTCTATTCAAGGCCTATCTTGCAAACACGGGTCAGTCATGAACGCGGTCGTCGACCGGGATTGCGTTTGCGCTGCAGACAGCCGTGGCACGGTGCAATTTTTCTGAAATTGTGGTCGAACAGGGCGTGGCGACTTCCAACGTTGACATTGACCAGCGTTATGCGAGGAGAGGTTCGCATTTCTATCTGGCCCAAGTGTCGCATTACTAAATGGGCGCTACATACGATGTCAAAGCTGATTAGAGATGCGACGCCGCTGGCCCGTTAGAAATGCGACACTGGCTCCGACAATCAGCCCCCGACCGGACCGGCTGGGCCGGGTTGCAAGGGTAGGGAGGGGGCGGGTAATGAAACTCCCTCTTCGGCTTTAGCTTCCTCAGTTGTGGCGACTGCTTTGCGCCAATACCGGTCATCAGTTCTCAGCGAAAAGTTACCGAGGAACCTTCGCCAGCCACTCTTCTGCACGGGAGATAACAGGGCGAATATTTGGACTAAACTCTTCTTCATCGTGCCAAGCCGCAATCTCGAGGTCCATTCCGATGTCTTCCATCTCTTTGATGAGATGATACGGGAGTGCTTCCAGCGCCCGCCCGTTAAGCAGGAAGGAACTTGCCGCAGATGACGGAAGAATTTCCCGACGACATAATGACAAAAGCGATTGCTCAATTCTGTGTACGAGCGACACGTTTGGCAATGGCGACTCCTGCATCTCTGGATCAGAGCGACAATTGTCTATCATTTTTACTCGATCTGAAAAGCGGGCCGGTATCGTATCAGTCTAATACAATGTCTCCTTCGGGCCGAAAGCGGCCTTATTCAGCCGCCTCCATTCGAGCAAGCGCTTTCTGCCTTCTCGCAATCACCTCCGGATCATTCATGAAATCCGTGCGTCGTCCCGGCTTGCGGCCACGCTTCTGATAGCCGTTCGCCGTGCTGCCGTCGCGAATGCCGAACATATGATCCGTCTGACCGGTGCGGCGATGGCCGTCCTTGCTGCGTTGCTGTTCGCGACCAGCCTGCATCTCGGCAACCAGCGACAGCATGTCATCCAGTCGCTTGTTGTCTACGACTTCGGCGCGATGTACCGAGCGTAACGTGTCGAAGGTTCTATAGGGCAGGGCAAAGCTCTCGTGCATGATCTCGAGCCGGCCGTCGGGATAATCGCACACGATCACCTTCTGGCCCGCCAATGGCCTGGATATCTCGGTCGGATCGAGAATGAACAGCACCTTGTCGTAACGCAGTGTCAGAGATTGCGACAGGGTGCGGACTTCCTTGCGGCACATGGCGCCATCGAGGTTCTCCTGATCGGCCAGCGGTCTGTGCATGTCCTTCGGATTGCGTGGCAGCTTGCCGAAACGAATGTTGAAATCCGCAATGAACTCAGGTGCAAAGGCATTGGCTTCTTCAATCGTGTCGATGCCGCGAAGCCGCATCTCTTTCACTAACCGATCCTGCAGCGTCTGATTGGCACGCTCCACCCGGCCTTTAGCCTGCGGGGTGTTGGCACAAATGATGTCGATGTTTAGCTCATAAAGAGCACGGCCAAACTGCGTCAGTCCGCTGGTGCGGTCCTTCTTCGACGCATGCAGCGAGCGGAAAACGCCGTGCTTGTCGCTGTAGAAGGCCAGCGGCTTGCCCCATTGCTGTAGATAGGCCTTCGTAGCATGCAGATAGTCGAACGTGTTCTCCGATCCGGCAAAGCGTAGATGCAGAAGCTTGCCGGTGGCATCATCGATATAGACGAGCAGGGCGCATTTGGGGCCGCGGTTCTCGAACCACCAGTGATGCGAACCATCGATCTGAACCAGTTCGCCAAAGCAATCACGTCGGCCACGTGGTTGGAAAACCCGTTTCTTGCGTTCCTGGCGCGAGATCCAGATTCCGGCCTCGGTCATCCATTGCCGCAGCGTCTCTTTGGCGACCGAGATCCGGTGCAGCTCGATCAGCTTCTCACGCGCCAGCGTTGGGCCGAAATCCAGATAGCGTTCGCGGATCAGATCCAGCGCCGCATTGCGAAATTCCTCGCTGTGGCGCCGGTTGCTTGGCTGTGATCGCTTCTTCGAAACGAGCCCGGCCGGGCCATCCCGGTCATAGGCCTGCAGCAGCCGATGGACCTGACTTCGACTGAGGTCGAGCCGGTCCGCCGCCTGGACGACGCTCAGGCGTTCGTCACGGATCTTCTGGATAAGTTCGAGGCGATGCAATTCTTTCTGCGACATGGTGATCAAAAAGGACATGACGACTCCGACCGCTCATGGTCTCGACCAGGCTGAAGATCGTCATCCTTGCTCCCAACGTTGGCTTTGACCAGTGCGTCGAGAGGCGAGACTGTCGCATCTCTAACTGGCCCAACTGTCGCATTACTAAATAGCCCTTACATACGATAATCGCATAAGATAGATTATGGAACCAAATCATAGGGAACGCGACGGTCAAGACCAGATAATGCCATGGTTGGCGCCACTCGAAAACTCCAACCTCAGCTCCACCTTTGCAGGCAGTCGGTTTGGGCGTCACCCAATCGTCATCGAAAAACGGAAGCCAGCCGCACGATCGCCTTCAGACTGGCGCTGCTTGTCCTTGCTGTTTTCGCCGCAAGGACGCTCCCCGACAAAAGGCCGGCAATCGACACAACAGTTACCGCGTCGATCGACGACGGATCGCTGCATTCGGATCAAGGCAGCGCCCTGATGCGCGACATGGCTTTGCACGACTAGCAGCCGAACTGCATGGCGCAGAAGTTAAACCAGCTTCGCGTCGTAAAGCCGCTCCATGAAACCGCGCGGCGCAACGGTCCTCGAAATTTCCGCCAGTGGAAAACCGCTTCCAGCCAGCGGCAGGAAACCTTTTTCGAAGGCGTAATCGAGATAACGCATCATCAGCATCACATCGCATTCGTGGCAGCTGATTCCCGTTCCGGCGAGTGCCTGTCGGGCATTGCCGGTGTCGTATCTGGCGCTGTCACGCACATAATCGGCATTGCCCAGCATCGACAGAAGATCGGTGAAAACCGAGCTATAGGCCTTGCCCTCCCGCAGCATCCGGCCCTGGTTGAGCGCATCGAAATAATTGTCGCGTGACAATTCGCGCACCACGTAGCCGCAATCTCGCACCTGTTCCACCAGCGCGTTCCAGTCGATCGG is a window from the Agrobacterium tumefaciens genome containing:
- a CDS encoding ISNCY family transposase is translated as MSFLITMSQKELHRLELIQKIRDERLSVVQAADRLDLSRSQVHRLLQAYDRDGPAGLVSKKRSQPSNRRHSEEFRNAALDLIRERYLDFGPTLAREKLIELHRISVAKETLRQWMTEAGIWISRQERKKRVFQPRGRRDCFGELVQIDGSHHWWFENRGPKCALLVYIDDATGKLLHLRFAGSENTFDYLHATKAYLQQWGKPLAFYSDKHGVFRSLHASKKDRTSGLTQFGRALYELNIDIICANTPQAKGRVERANQTLQDRLVKEMRLRGIDTIEEANAFAPEFIADFNIRFGKLPRNPKDMHRPLADQENLDGAMCRKEVRTLSQSLTLRYDKVLFILDPTEISRPLAGQKVIVCDYPDGRLEIMHESFALPYRTFDTLRSVHRAEVVDNKRLDDMLSLVAEMQAGREQQRSKDGHRRTGQTDHMFGIRDGSTANGYQKRGRKPGRRTDFMNDPEVIARRQKALARMEAAE